One Siniperca chuatsi isolate FFG_IHB_CAS linkage group LG5, ASM2008510v1, whole genome shotgun sequence DNA window includes the following coding sequences:
- the LOC122876084 gene encoding protein crumbs homolog 1-like, whose product MEFGRVWSRYQRTVLITMMMFKLGLLCTAAADKCLSSPCNNGATCLDHLGDYVCLCPKGPVWYMGKNCDELYDACLMASCNNCTGKPGTDEFTCHCPDGFAGLNCTQDVDQCQSNPCKGIQSHCVSGVNDYSCHCPLGLGGEDCKDNVTVCSEKTCQNGGTCMDIPDTGHQCHCAAGYQGRNCEENIDECQSEPCQNGAICKDGVNAYQCFCVPGFQGYHCDLDINECASRPCQNNGTCVDEVDHYRCDCAPGFKGINCKVEIDECEVHPCQNGATCQDHVATYTCECMAGFQGQNCEVNIDECASMPCLNEGKCIDRVNSYECDCEGTGFVGDHCEEDIPECASDPCQHGATCLEGINQYKCLCWPGYDGENCQVDIDECEQHPCENDGKCFQRSDILNYGILPELSKANFSYEEAAGFICRCLLGFTGDNCSVNVDECVSAPCQHGGSCQDLVNSYQCVCQDGFTGVHCEVDINECDSNPCQNGATCENAANSYRCHCPVPEPGQEPWGGRDCDIRLVGCQQHQCQHKAGCVPVLTDDGEHSYTCLCPPGWTGEHCNTSTTFSFNSEGYVHMQLPVSKNRTNRETKDHNHGLHMQLRFRSTLPNMLLYYRGTMERFVSLELVGGSLQARVKSGKVLQVIYSGPVNDGEWHQVTMTMDERLVLVVKGPGCEEECQVKNEGYNHLIFLQPSSFQQLYVGGAPQEYLAHTSSGRGFIGCMEDFQVDHKLLLPQDLIREENQGLEIGCDKKDWCQDDPCMQRGQCVDMWVRASCLCHRPYYGESCEKEYPSWTFGHENTTSYAAFNISETHGDNFTISFLMRSFKHNGLLLQLCREGKPYLTIYLKEGTVAIYSPHTTLLSEAKFVTDGNNNLVTVKVHYGHVVFPKAGNHRALGNVSVEAGDVAYVGGLPAGKSMNAWGGNFKGCLQDIWLDHKHLATEDHPEGVEVYQASTKENMLSGCQSDDTCKDEPCFNGGQCQVTWNDFKCDCSINYSGRLCETRLWCVDNPCFDAVRCVDLQDGYECLTEANFQDNALQYDANSSLLSPVTNITMDIRTRDTNGILLRAASRTEVFCLGLLNSSLLVKLDSGASAELLAFTSERVIADGAWHQIQLTMVDPMQLASRWHLIVDGQRVGGSFGVGGNLNFLNDTNIWLAEKYTGCLGEVRVGGVYLPLINVPDAPQRSRFSRLGGHEPIIGCQGAPICDSQPCLNRGVCQDQFNEFNCSCSAGWEGELCETEINECSSGPCLYGTCKDLLADYQCDCEPGYTGKDCQDEVDNCLEFRCVNGGTCVETVGVHTCSCPPGYVGKRCQWRFPPVTCDANTECLNGGVCIGGDFGGNCTCKPGYTGGRCETEIDECESSPCLNGATCLDRLNHFQCVCVLGFSGTLCESNKEEHKERVPWLAVTIPLTTLCVLLAILVVFFLIMTARKKRQSEGMYSPSSQEVAGARLEMGSVLKVPPEERLI is encoded by the exons GTCTATtgtgcacagcagcagcagacaagTGTTTATCGTCTCCCTGCAACAATGGTGCCACATGTCTTGACCACCTAGGTGACTATGTGTGCCTGTGCCCCAAAGGACCGGTATGGTACATGGGCAAAAACTGCGATGAGCTGTATGACGCCTGTTTAATGGCATCTTGCAACAACTGTACCGGCAAGCCTGGGACTGACGAGTTCACCTGCCACTGCCCGGATGGCTTTGCAGGGCTCAACTGCACCCAGGATGTAGATCAATGTCAGAGCAACCCCTGCAAAGGCATCCAGTCCCATTGTGTCAGCGGAGTCAATGACTATTCCTGCCACTGCCCCCTTGGATTGGGAGGGGAGGACTGCAAGGATAATGTGACCGTTTGTTCAGAGAAAACATGCCAGAATGGTGGCACCTGTATGGACATCCCTGACACTGGGCACCAGTGCCATTGTGCTGCTGGGTACCAGGGGAGGAACTGTGAGGAGAACATTGATGAATGCCAATCTGAACCCTGTCAGAATGGAGCCATCTGTAAAGATGGGGTTAACGCCTACCAGTGTTTCTGCGTGCCTGGATTTCAAGGCTACCACTGTGACTTGGACATCAACGAGTGTGCCTCGCGACCCTGTCAAAACAATGGCACATGTGTGGATGAGGTGGATCACTACAGGTGTGACTGTGCTCCAGGCTTCAAAG GGATTAACTGCAAGGTGGAGATCGATGAGTGCGAGGTGCATCCCTGCCAGAACGGCGCCACCTGCCAAGACCACGTCGCCACATACACGTGTGAGTGCATGGCCGGCTTCCAGGGCCAAAACTGCGAGGTCAACATTGATGAATGTGCCAGCATGCCCTGTCTGAATGAGGGCAAGTGCATAGACAGGGTTAACAG CTATGAGTGTGACTGTGAAGGGACGGGCTTTGTAGGCGATCACTGTGAAGAGGATATTCCTGAATGTGCTTCTGACCCCTGCCAGCATGGAGCCACTTGTTTGGAGGGGATCAACCAGTACAAGTGCCTCTGCTGGCCAG gttaTGATGGAGAGAATTGCCAGGTGGATATAGATGAGTGTGAGCAGCATCCCTGTGAGAATGATGGCAAGTGTTTCCAGCGCTCAGATATCCTGAACTACGGGATTCTACCTGAACTCAGCAAAGCTAATTTCAGCTATGAAGAGGCAGCTGGCTTCATCTGCCGCTGTCTGCTAGGATTCACTG GAGACAACTGCTCAGTCAATGTAGAcgagtgtgtgtctgctccgTGTCAGCATGGAGGAAGCTGTCAGGATCTGGTCAACTCTTATCAATGTGTGTGTCAAGATGGCTTCACAG GCGTACACTGTGAGGTGGACATCAACGAGTGTGACAGCAATCCCTGCCAGAATGGCGCCACGTGCGAAAACGCTGCCAACTCCTATAGGTGTCACTGCCCCGTGCCAGAGCCTGGCCAGGAGCCCTGGGGCGGGCGAGACTGTGACATCCGTCTGGTTGGCTGCCAACAGCACCAGTGTCAACACAAAGCAGGGTGCGTCCCTGTGCTGACTGATGATGGAGAGCACAGCTACACCTGCCTGTGTCCGCCTGGCTGGACCGGAGAACACTGCAACACCTCCACCACCTTCTCCTTCAACTCTGAGGGCTACGTCCACATGCAGCTGCCTGTttccaaaaacaggacaaatcGAGAGACTAAAGACCACAACCACGGGCTCCACATGCAGCTCCGATTCAGGAGCACTCTGCCCAACATGTTGCTGTACTACCGGGGCACCATGGAGCGCTTCGTCTCCCTGGAGCTTGTCGGAGGCTCCCTTCAGGCCAGGGTGAAGTCAGGGAAAGTACTGCAGGTCATTTACTCTGGCCCAGTCAATGACGGGGAATGGCACCAGGTCACCATGACCATGGATGAGAGGTTGGTTCTCGTTGTAAAAGGACCCGGCTGTGAGGAAGAATGCCAGGTGAAGAATGAGGGCTACAACCATCTGATTTTCCTCCAGCCCAGCTCCTTTCAACAGCTGTATGTTGGAGGGGCACCGCAGGAGTATTTAGCCCATACGTCCAGCGGAAGGGGGTTCATTGGCTGCATGGAAGACTTTCAGGTTGACCATAAGCTGCTTCTGCCTCAGGACCTCATCAGAGAGGAGAACCAGGGCTTGGAAATAGGATGTGACAAAAAAGATTGGTGTCAGGATGACCCATGCATGCAACGTGGGCAGTGTGTGGACATGTGGGTCCGTGCCAGCTGTCTGTGTCATCGGCCCTACTATGGAGAAAGCTGTGAGAAAG AGTATCCATCCTGGACCTTCGGTCATGAGAACACCACCAGCTACGCCGCCTTCAACATCTCAGAAACCCATGGAGACAACTTCACCATCTCTTTTTTAATGCGCTCCTTCAAACACAACGGCCTGCTCCTGCAGCTCTGTCGAGAAGGAAAGCCTTACCTGACAATCTATCTGAAGGAGGGCACTGTTGCTATCTACAGCCCTCACACCACACTGCTGTCTGAGGCCAAGTTTGTCACTGATGGCAACAAtaatctggtgactgtaaaggtaCACTATGGCCATGTGGTCTTCCCCAAAGCAGGGAATCATCGCGCTTTAGGAAATGTGAGTGTAGAGGCAGGGGATGTGGCGTATGTCGGAGGGCTCCCGGCAGGCAAGAGCATGAACGCCTGGGGCGGAAACTTCAAGGGGTGCCTGCAGGACATTTGGCTGGACCACAAGCATCTGGCCACTGAGGATCATCCAGAGGGTGTGGAAGTTTACCAGGCAAGCACAAAGGAGAACATGCTGTCAGGATGCCAAAGTGATGACACATGCAAG GATGAGCCCTGTTTCAATGGTGGACAGTGTCAGGTCACCTGGAATGACTTCAAGTGCGACTGTTCCATTAACTACTCGGGCCGGCTGTGTGAGACACGTTTGTGGTGCGTCGACAACCCTTGTTTTGATGCAGTGCGTTGTGTTGACCTTCAGGATGGTTATGAGT GTTTAACTGAAGCCAATTTTCAGGACAATGCTCTCCAGTATGATGCCAACAGCTCCCTTCTGAGCCCTGTAACCAACATCACCATGGATATACGGACGAGGGATACAAACGGGATCTTGTTGCGGGCTGCCAGCAGAACCGAGGTGTTCTGCCTGGGTCTGCTCAACTCCTCCCTGCTGGTCAAACTGGACAGCGGGGCAAGTGCAGAGCTGCTGGCCTTCACAAGTGAAAGGGTAATTGCAGATGGAGCGTGGCATCAAATCCAGCTGACCATGGTCGATCCCATGCAGTTAGCGTCCCGCTGGCACCTCATTGTGGATGGGCAGAGAGTTGGTGGCAGCTTCGGCGTTGGCGGCAACCTCAACTTCCTCAATGACACCAACATCTGGTTGGCTGAGAAATACACTGGATGTTTAGGGGAGGTGAGAGTGGGTGGAGTCTACCTGCCACTCATAAATGTACCAGACGCCCCTCAGAGGAGCCGGTTCTCCAGACTGGGTGGGCACGAGCCAATCATAGGATGCCAAGGTGCACCAATTTGCGATTCCCAGCCCTGCCTCAACCGGGGTGTGTGTCAGGACCAGTTTAATGAGTTTAACTGCAGCTGCAGCGCAGGATGGGAGGGGGAACTGTGTGAGACTGAGATAAATGAGTGTTCTTCAGGTCCCTGTCTCTATGGTACATGTAAAGACCTTCTGGCAGACTACCAGTGTGATTGTGAGCCTGGATACACAGGGAAAGACTGTCAGGATGAGGTGGATAACTGTCTGGAGTTCAGATGTGTGAATGGAGGAACCTGCGTGGAAACAGTGGGAGTTCACACATGTTCATGTCCTCCTGGCTATGTCGGCAAGCGCTGCCA GTGGCGTTTCCCCCCAGTGACATGCGATGCAAACACAGAGTGTCTCAATGGCGGAGTTTGTATAGGAGGTGACTTCGGAGGCAACTGCACCTGCAAGCCGGGATACACTGGTGGCAG gtgtgAGACAGAAATAGATGAGTGCGAGTCTAGCCCTTGTCTCAATGGTGCCACCTGTCTGGACAGACTCAACCacttccagtgtgtgtgtgtgctgggctTCAGCGGCACACTGTGTGAGAGCAAT AAAGAGGAGCATAAGGAGCGAGTCCCCTGGCTGGCAGTGACCATCCCCCTGACCACCCTATGTGTGTTACTGGCCATCCTGGTGGTGTTTTTCCTCATCATGACAGCACGGAAGAAGCGTCAGTCAGAGGGCATGTACAGCCCCAGCTCACAGGAGGTGGCTGGTGCCAGGCTGGAGATGGGCAGTGTCCTTAAAGTGCccccagaggagaggctgatcTGA